The following coding sequences are from one Collimonas arenae window:
- the mlaE gene encoding lipid asymmetry maintenance ABC transporter permease subunit MlaE: MFNWISNGLATIGRTLRESITGLGVATRMFLSILRVSPGLWRRPRLITDQIHFIGNYSLVIIGVSGLFVGFVLGLQGYYTLNKYGSEQALGLLVALSLVRELGPVVTALLFAGRAGTSLTAEIGLMKAGEQLSAMEMMAVDPLQRVVAPRFWAGVVAMPVLAALFSALGIFGGYLVGVKLIGVDEGAFWSQMQGGVDVWLDVANGVLKSVVFGVAVTFVAVWQGYEAKATPEGVSRATTRTVVIASLAVLGLDFLLTALMFN, from the coding sequence ATGTTTAACTGGATAAGCAATGGCCTGGCTACGATCGGTCGTACCTTGCGTGAATCGATTACCGGCCTGGGCGTGGCGACGCGCATGTTCCTGTCGATCCTGCGCGTTTCGCCCGGCTTGTGGCGGCGGCCGCGGCTGATTACCGACCAGATTCATTTCATCGGTAATTACTCGCTGGTCATCATTGGCGTATCGGGCCTGTTTGTCGGCTTCGTGCTGGGTTTGCAGGGCTATTACACGCTGAATAAGTATGGCTCTGAGCAGGCCTTAGGCCTGCTGGTGGCGTTGTCGCTGGTGCGCGAGCTGGGGCCGGTCGTGACTGCGCTGCTGTTCGCTGGCCGCGCCGGCACCTCGCTGACTGCCGAAATTGGACTGATGAAGGCCGGCGAGCAGTTGTCGGCGATGGAAATGATGGCGGTCGATCCGTTGCAGCGCGTCGTGGCGCCGCGCTTCTGGGCTGGCGTCGTGGCGATGCCGGTACTGGCGGCGCTGTTCAGCGCGCTTGGTATCTTTGGCGGCTATCTGGTTGGCGTCAAGCTGATCGGCGTCGACGAAGGCGCATTCTGGTCCCAGATGCAGGGCGGGGTGGATGTCTGGCTGGACGTGGCTAACGGCGTGCTGAAAAGCGTCGTCTTCGGGGTCGCTGTGACCTTTGTGGCGGTATGGCAAGGGTATGAGGCCAAGGCAACGCCGGAGGGCGTATCCAGGGCCACCACACGCACCGTGGTAATCGCCTCGCTGGCGGTCCTGGGGCTGGATTTCCTGTTGACCGCGCTGATGTTTAATTGA
- the mlaD gene encoding outer membrane lipid asymmetry maintenance protein MlaD — protein sequence MQQKTVDVWVGMFVLIGVLALGFLALKAGNLSSSSFNATYPVTTKFDNIGGLKVRASVRSAGVVVGRVASINFDDKSFQAVVTLNMDDRYKFPKDSSAKILTAGLLGEQYIGIEPGGDTKNLVAGDNIKLTQSAIVLENLISQFLYSKAADVKDSEQ from the coding sequence ATGCAACAAAAAACTGTAGATGTCTGGGTAGGTATGTTTGTATTGATCGGCGTGCTGGCCCTAGGCTTTTTGGCGCTGAAGGCAGGCAACCTGAGTAGTTCATCTTTCAATGCAACCTATCCGGTAACCACCAAGTTCGACAATATCGGCGGCTTGAAGGTGCGGGCTTCGGTCCGTAGCGCCGGCGTCGTGGTAGGCCGTGTCGCCTCGATCAATTTCGACGACAAGAGTTTCCAGGCGGTGGTGACCTTGAATATGGACGACCGTTACAAGTTTCCAAAAGACAGCTCGGCCAAGATCCTGACAGCAGGCCTGTTGGGTGAGCAATACATCGGCATCGAGCCGGGCGGCGATACCAAGAATCTGGTCGCCGGCGATAATATTAAATTGACACAATCTGCAATCGTGCTGGAGAACCTGATCAGTCAGTTCTTGTACAGCAAGGCCGCGGACGTAAAGGATAGCGAACAATGA
- a CDS encoding VacJ family lipoprotein, which produces MKMTMRLGSLAMVAALSGCATTGNTSNSNPQDPLEGFNRAMFSFNDTLDKVALKPVATAYRSWLPSFVQTGIHNFFGNIGDVWSSVNGFLQGNVADGTSDVMRVAVNSTLGLGGLLDISSEAGLQKHNKDFGQTLGKWGIGSGPYLVLPLFGPSNIRDTAALPVDFYGDLWSYKYPVRWRNTGSVVRLIDKRANLLDAGDLLEDAALDKYQFVRDAYTQRRQSQIKGDDDSDATDKPGKTKSDE; this is translated from the coding sequence ATGAAAATGACGATGCGCCTCGGGTCCCTGGCGATGGTTGCCGCGCTGAGCGGCTGCGCCACCACCGGCAATACAAGTAACAGTAATCCGCAAGACCCACTGGAGGGTTTCAACCGTGCGATGTTCAGCTTTAACGATACGCTGGACAAGGTTGCGCTCAAGCCAGTGGCCACCGCTTACCGCTCGTGGCTGCCAAGTTTTGTGCAAACCGGCATTCATAATTTCTTTGGCAATATCGGCGATGTCTGGAGCTCGGTCAACGGCTTCCTGCAAGGCAATGTCGCAGATGGAACTTCGGACGTGATGCGGGTTGCCGTCAACTCTACCCTGGGTCTTGGCGGTTTGCTGGATATCAGCTCGGAAGCCGGTTTGCAGAAGCACAACAAGGATTTCGGTCAGACTCTCGGCAAATGGGGCATCGGCTCGGGTCCCTACCTGGTGCTGCCGTTGTTCGGCCCATCCAATATCCGCGATACGGCGGCTTTGCCGGTGGATTTCTACGGCGACCTGTGGTCTTACAAATATCCGGTGCGCTGGCGCAATACCGGTTCGGTGGTGCGCCTGATCGACAAGCGGGCCAACCTGCTGGACGCCGGCGATCTGCTGGAGGATGCGGCGCTCGACAAGTATCAATTTGTGCGTGATGCCTACACCCAGCGCCGCCAGAGCCAGATCAAAGGCGATGACGATAGCGACGCGACGGATAAGCCAGGCAAGACCAAGTCGGACGAGTAA
- a CDS encoding MlaC/ttg2D family ABC transporter substrate-binding protein, with translation MNILKKYLALSLTVGSLLFSAAASAQEAPDALVKRISQDVLDTAKADKSVQGGNQQRILALVEEKIIPYVDFDRMTALAAGRYWRDATPDQQKQLIAQFRSLLIYTYSGALSQVRDQKIDFKPMRGDPSDTDVEVRSQVIQPGREPIQLNYRMEKISAGWKIYDVNVLGAWLVESYKGTFATEIGKSGIDGLIKTLTDKNKARAAAKGGK, from the coding sequence ATGAATATTCTGAAAAAATACCTGGCCTTGTCGCTGACAGTTGGCAGCCTCTTGTTCAGCGCTGCAGCCAGCGCACAGGAAGCGCCTGATGCTCTGGTGAAACGCATCAGCCAAGATGTCCTGGACACCGCCAAGGCCGATAAAAGCGTTCAGGGCGGCAACCAGCAGCGCATCCTGGCGCTGGTTGAAGAAAAGATCATCCCTTATGTTGATTTCGATCGCATGACAGCATTGGCAGCCGGCCGTTACTGGCGTGACGCCACGCCTGACCAGCAAAAGCAATTGATTGCGCAGTTCCGCAGCTTGCTGATCTACACATATTCCGGCGCCCTGTCGCAAGTGCGCGACCAGAAGATCGATTTCAAGCCGATGCGTGGCGATCCATCCGATACCGACGTCGAAGTGCGTTCGCAAGTGATTCAGCCTGGTCGCGAGCCGATCCAGTTAAATTACCGTATGGAAAAAATCAGCGCCGGATGGAAAATTTATGATGTCAACGTATTGGGCGCGTGGCTCGTTGAATCATACAAGGGCACTTTCGCCACCGAAATCGGTAAGTCCGGCATCGATGGCTTGATCAAGACGCTGACCGACAAGAACAAGGCGCGTGCTGCTGCCAAGGGCGGTAAATAA
- a CDS encoding STAS domain-containing protein — MFRPSHSLTVGNAKVTLEEGLRAIAGGETEIDLSDVVAVDSAAVATLLAWQCAALNQGHSLHFSSLPANLESLIDLYGVTELLSPATVVVAASTQANTQHH, encoded by the coding sequence ATGTTCAGGCCTTCTCACTCGCTTACTGTCGGTAACGCCAAAGTCACTCTGGAAGAGGGCTTGCGCGCGATCGCCGGGGGCGAGACCGAGATCGATCTGAGCGACGTGGTGGCCGTCGATTCGGCCGCCGTCGCAACATTGCTCGCATGGCAATGTGCCGCCCTTAATCAGGGCCACTCCTTGCATTTTTCCAGTTTGCCAGCCAATCTGGAAAGCTTGATCGACCTGTACGGCGTGACGGAATTGCTGTCGCCGGCAACCGTAGTGGTTGCCGCCAGTACACAGGCAAATACGCAGCATCATTGA
- a CDS encoding ABC transporter ATP-binding protein, translating to MAAIQITNVKKRYQSLQALGGVSLTIEEGEFFGLLGPNGAGKTTLISIIAGLNRPDSGNVTIHGHDVVSDYRAARRNLGVVPQELVFDPFFTVRETLRMQSGYYGLKNNDKWIDEVMENLDLTNKADTNMRALSGGMKRRVLVAQALVHKPPVIVLDEPTAGVDVELRQTLWKFISRLNREGHTVVLTTHYLEEAQEQCNRIAMLKLGQVVALDSTSALIKRIAGSQLLVQLSGGSLPASLQHLVLHADGGKFALRVNEYADVEPILGALRHAGAVIEDMQLQQADLEDVFLQIMDSKISSGGFNVFADEYNVGGVK from the coding sequence ATGGCGGCCATTCAAATCACCAACGTCAAGAAACGTTATCAGTCCCTGCAAGCATTGGGCGGCGTTTCGTTGACTATCGAAGAAGGCGAATTCTTCGGTTTGCTCGGCCCGAACGGCGCCGGCAAGACCACCTTGATTTCGATCATTGCCGGCCTGAATCGCCCCGATTCCGGCAACGTCACGATCCATGGCCACGATGTCGTCAGCGACTATCGCGCTGCGCGCCGCAATCTCGGCGTGGTGCCGCAGGAGCTGGTGTTCGATCCGTTCTTTACGGTGCGCGAGACGTTGCGCATGCAGTCCGGCTATTACGGCCTGAAGAACAACGACAAATGGATCGATGAGGTCATGGAAAACCTCGACCTGACCAACAAGGCCGACACCAACATGCGCGCGCTGTCCGGTGGCATGAAGCGGCGTGTGCTGGTGGCGCAGGCGCTGGTGCACAAGCCTCCGGTGATCGTGCTCGATGAGCCGACCGCCGGCGTCGACGTCGAACTGCGCCAGACCTTGTGGAAATTCATTTCGCGCCTGAATCGTGAAGGCCATACAGTAGTGCTGACTACGCACTATTTGGAAGAAGCGCAAGAGCAATGCAACCGCATCGCCATGCTGAAGCTGGGGCAGGTGGTGGCGCTCGATTCGACGTCCGCGCTGATCAAGCGCATCGCCGGTTCGCAGCTGCTGGTCCAGCTGTCGGGTGGCAGTCTGCCAGCTTCGCTGCAGCATCTGGTATTGCACGCCGATGGCGGCAAGTTCGCGTTGCGGGTCAATGAATACGCCGATGTCGAGCCTATCCTCGGCGCCTTGCGCCATGCCGGCGCGGTGATCGAGGACATGCAGCTGCAACAGGCCGATCTGGAGGATGTGTTCCTGCAGATCATGGATAGCAAGATCAGTTCCGGCGGCTTCAATGTGTTTGCCGATGAATACAATGTGGGCGGTGTCAAATGA
- a CDS encoding ABC transporter permease translates to MVGFQTLFYKEVLRFWKVATQTICAPILTAMLYLLIFGHTLKDHVQVYPGVQYTSFLIPGLIMMSVLQNAFANTSSSLTQSKMTGNLVFVLLPPLSHWELFGGYVLASVVRGVAVGLGVFVITAWFANLSFVAPWWIVIFAVLGAALLGTMGLIAGIWADKFDQLAAFQNFLIMPATFLAGVFYSIHSLPPFWQVVSHLNPFFYMIDGFRYGFFGQSDINPLISLAVICVTLALLSTLAVQMLKRGYKLRH, encoded by the coding sequence ATGGTGGGTTTCCAAACTTTGTTTTACAAGGAAGTATTGCGCTTCTGGAAAGTGGCGACGCAAACCATTTGCGCGCCGATCCTGACCGCCATGCTGTACCTCCTGATTTTCGGCCACACGCTCAAGGACCATGTCCAGGTTTATCCCGGCGTGCAATACACCTCATTCCTGATTCCCGGCCTGATCATGATGAGCGTGTTGCAAAATGCCTTCGCCAATACCTCGTCATCGTTGACACAGTCGAAAATGACCGGCAATCTGGTGTTCGTCTTGTTGCCGCCGTTGTCGCACTGGGAGCTGTTCGGCGGCTACGTGCTGGCATCGGTGGTGCGCGGCGTGGCGGTTGGCCTGGGTGTCTTCGTGATTACTGCCTGGTTTGCCAACCTGTCATTCGTAGCGCCGTGGTGGATCGTGATTTTCGCTGTACTGGGCGCGGCGCTGCTGGGCACGATGGGTTTGATCGCCGGGATCTGGGCCGACAAATTTGACCAGTTGGCGGCCTTCCAGAACTTCCTGATCATGCCGGCGACTTTCCTCGCAGGGGTGTTCTATTCCATTCATTCGTTGCCACCGTTTTGGCAAGTCGTGTCGCATCTGAACCCGTTTTTTTATATGATTGACGGCTTCCGCTATGGATTCTTTGGTCAGTCGGACATCAATCCGTTGATCAGCCTGGCAGTCATTTGCGTGACGCTGGCATTGCTGTCGACGCTGGCGGTGCAGATGCTGAAGCGCGGCTATAAGTTGCGTCACTAA
- a CDS encoding BolA family protein: MFPTPDLVKSYIAAGLECSHLEVEGDGQHFKAVIVSAAFAGKRPIQRHQIVYAALGDRMREEIHALSMKTLTPEEYQP, translated from the coding sequence ATGTTCCCTACACCAGATTTAGTTAAAAGTTATATAGCCGCCGGCCTTGAGTGTTCGCACCTGGAAGTGGAAGGCGATGGCCAGCATTTCAAGGCAGTGATCGTCTCGGCGGCGTTTGCCGGCAAGCGCCCGATACAGCGCCATCAGATCGTCTACGCGGCATTGGGCGATCGCATGCGCGAAGAAATCCACGCGTTGTCGATGAAGACACTGACACCGGAAGAGTACCAACCTTAA
- the murA gene encoding UDP-N-acetylglucosamine 1-carboxyvinyltransferase gives MDKLLIQGGNRLSGEITISGAKNAALPILCAGLLTSDQLQLSNVPNLHDVSTMLKLLRQLGLKATQDGHFVMLQGDAISSLEAPYELVKTMRASILVLGPLLARFGEARVSLPGGCAIGSRPVDQHIKGLQAMGAEITIEAGYIHAKAKKLKGTRVVTDMITVTGTENLLMAATLADGETVLENAAREPEVTDLANLLVAMGAKIEGIGTDRLVIQGVEKLHGAEHAVIADRIETGTFLCAVAATGGDVMLKNTRSHILDAALDKLREAGVILTSGDDWIRVQMAARPKAVSFRTTEYPGFPTDMQAQFMALNSIADGTSHVTETIFENRFMHVQEMNRLGAAIDVQGNTAIIKGVDKLVGAPVMATDLRASASLVIAGLVAQGETLIERIYHLDRGYDQMERKLSAVGAKIERIK, from the coding sequence ATGGATAAATTATTGATACAAGGCGGCAACCGCCTTTCCGGTGAGATCACCATCTCCGGCGCCAAGAATGCCGCGCTGCCGATCCTGTGCGCGGGTCTGCTCACCTCCGATCAATTGCAATTGTCGAACGTGCCGAACTTGCACGATGTGTCGACCATGTTGAAGCTGCTGCGCCAGCTGGGTTTGAAAGCGACTCAGGACGGCCATTTCGTGATGCTGCAAGGCGATGCGATCAGCAGTCTGGAAGCGCCCTACGAATTGGTGAAAACCATGCGCGCCTCGATCCTGGTGCTGGGTCCATTGCTGGCCCGCTTCGGCGAAGCGCGGGTATCGTTGCCTGGCGGCTGCGCGATTGGTTCGCGTCCGGTTGATCAGCACATCAAGGGTTTGCAAGCGATGGGCGCCGAGATCACGATCGAAGCCGGCTATATCCACGCCAAGGCCAAGAAGTTGAAGGGCACCCGCGTGGTGACCGACATGATTACCGTCACCGGCACTGAAAACCTGCTGATGGCGGCAACGCTGGCTGACGGCGAAACCGTGCTGGAAAACGCTGCACGTGAACCGGAAGTGACTGACCTGGCCAATCTGCTGGTAGCGATGGGCGCCAAGATCGAAGGCATCGGTACCGACCGCCTGGTGATCCAGGGCGTGGAAAAATTGCACGGCGCTGAACATGCCGTGATCGCCGATCGTATCGAAACAGGTACTTTCCTGTGCGCTGTAGCAGCCACCGGCGGCGATGTCATGCTGAAGAACACCCGCAGCCACATCCTTGATGCTGCGCTCGACAAGTTGCGCGAAGCCGGGGTGATCCTGACTTCCGGCGACGACTGGATTCGCGTGCAAATGGCGGCGCGACCGAAAGCGGTCAGCTTCCGCACCACTGAATATCCAGGCTTCCCGACCGACATGCAAGCGCAGTTCATGGCTTTGAACAGCATTGCCGACGGCACCAGCCACGTCACCGAAACGATCTTTGAGAACCGTTTCATGCACGTGCAGGAAATGAACCGCCTCGGCGCGGCTATTGATGTGCAGGGCAATACTGCCATCATCAAGGGCGTCGACAAGCTGGTCGGCGCGCCGGTAATGGCAACCGACTTGCGCGCTTCGGCGTCGCTGGTGATTGCCGGCCTGGTCGCGCAGGGCGAAACGCTGATCGAACGCATCTATCACCTAGATCGCGGCTATGACCAGATGGAGCGCAAGCTGTCGGCCGTCGGTGCCAAGATCGAAAGAATCAAATGA
- the hisG gene encoding ATP phosphoribosyltransferase translates to MSQKLTLALSKGRIFEETLPLLKAAGIVVTEDPETSRKLILPTNDPLVNVIIVRASDVPTYVQYGAADFGVAGKDVLLEHGGEGLYQPIDLEIAKCRMSVAVSAGFDYASAIRQGARLRVATKYLLTAREHFARKGMHVDLIKLYGSMELAPLVGLADAIVDLVSTGGTLRANNLVEVEHIMDISSRLVVNQAALKLKRERLQPILDAFEKASGQSAAA, encoded by the coding sequence ATGAGCCAGAAACTGACGCTGGCCCTGTCCAAGGGCCGCATCTTCGAAGAAACCTTGCCGTTGCTGAAGGCCGCAGGGATTGTCGTAACCGAAGATCCGGAAACCTCGCGCAAGCTGATCCTGCCGACCAACGATCCGCTGGTCAATGTGATCATCGTGCGCGCTTCCGATGTGCCGACCTACGTGCAATACGGCGCTGCCGATTTCGGCGTGGCCGGCAAGGACGTGCTGCTGGAACATGGCGGCGAAGGCCTGTATCAACCGATCGACCTGGAAATCGCCAAGTGCCGCATGTCGGTTGCGGTATCGGCCGGTTTCGACTACGCCAGCGCGATCCGCCAAGGCGCGCGCTTGCGCGTCGCCACCAAATACCTGCTGACCGCGCGTGAGCATTTTGCCCGTAAGGGGATGCACGTTGACCTGATCAAATTGTATGGCTCGATGGAATTGGCGCCGCTGGTCGGCCTGGCCGATGCGATTGTCGATTTGGTCAGCACCGGCGGCACCTTGCGCGCCAATAATCTGGTTGAAGTCGAACACATCATGGATATTTCGTCGCGGCTGGTGGTGAACCAGGCGGCGTTGAAACTCAAGCGCGAACGCCTGCAGCCGATCCTGGATGCGTTCGAAAAGGCATCGGGGCAATCGGCAGCGGCATGA
- the hisD gene encoding histidinol dehydrogenase, whose amino-acid sequence MSIAIRKLDAERPDFRTQLSAVLAFEASEDEAIEQAVAKILADVKVRGDAAVLEYTNRFDRLSADDVGLLEIGQQELQAALAQLSPQRRHALQTAADRVRAYHERQKQECGSDGFTYTEADGTVLGQKVTPLDRVGIYVPGGKAAYPSSVLMNAIPAKVAGVQEVIMVVPTPDGVKNPLVLAAAAIAGVDRVFTIGGAQAVAALAYGTATIPQVDKIVGPGNAYVAAAKRRVFGTVGIDMIAGPSEILVLCDGTTDPDWVAMDLFSQAEHDELAQSILLCPDADYIAAVEASINRQLPLMPRHEVIRTSLTNRGALVKVRDMEQACEIANLIAAEHLEISTENPQHWADRIRHAGAMFLGRFSSESLGDYCAGPNHVLPTSRTARFSSPLGVYDFQKRSSIINISEAGAQTLGKIAAELAYGEGLQAHARSAEYRLKDAP is encoded by the coding sequence ATGAGCATAGCAATCAGAAAACTCGATGCCGAACGGCCGGATTTTCGCACACAGCTGAGCGCCGTCCTGGCGTTCGAAGCGAGCGAAGACGAGGCAATCGAGCAGGCCGTGGCCAAGATACTGGCCGACGTCAAGGTACGTGGCGATGCCGCCGTGCTGGAGTACACCAATCGCTTTGATCGTCTCAGCGCTGACGACGTCGGGCTGCTGGAAATCGGTCAGCAAGAGTTGCAGGCTGCGCTGGCGCAGTTGTCGCCGCAACGCCGTCATGCATTGCAGACTGCCGCCGACCGGGTGCGTGCTTATCATGAGCGCCAAAAGCAGGAATGCGGCTCGGATGGCTTTACCTACACGGAAGCTGACGGTACCGTGCTCGGCCAGAAAGTCACGCCGCTCGATCGCGTCGGCATCTATGTCCCGGGCGGCAAGGCGGCTTATCCATCATCGGTATTGATGAACGCGATCCCGGCCAAGGTCGCCGGCGTGCAGGAAGTCATCATGGTGGTGCCGACCCCGGATGGCGTCAAGAACCCGTTGGTGCTGGCTGCTGCGGCCATCGCCGGCGTTGACCGCGTGTTCACCATTGGCGGCGCGCAGGCGGTAGCCGCACTGGCCTACGGCACCGCGACCATTCCGCAAGTCGACAAGATCGTCGGCCCCGGCAATGCCTATGTTGCCGCCGCCAAGCGCCGCGTATTCGGCACGGTCGGCATCGACATGATTGCCGGACCGTCGGAGATCCTGGTGTTGTGCGACGGCACTACCGATCCGGACTGGGTCGCGATGGACCTGTTTTCACAAGCCGAGCACGACGAACTGGCGCAGTCGATCCTGCTGTGTCCCGATGCCGACTATATCGCTGCGGTCGAAGCCAGCATCAACCGCCAACTGCCGTTGATGCCGCGCCATGAAGTGATCCGTACTTCGCTGACCAATCGCGGCGCGCTGGTCAAGGTGCGCGACATGGAACAGGCTTGCGAGATCGCCAACCTGATCGCCGCCGAGCACCTGGAAATTTCGACCGAAAATCCGCAGCACTGGGCCGATCGCATCCGTCATGCCGGCGCCATGTTCCTCGGGCGTTTTTCGTCGGAATCGTTGGGCGATTACTGCGCCGGCCCGAACCACGTGCTGCCCACTTCGCGCACCGCGCGTTTCTCGTCGCCGCTTGGCGTCTACGATTTCCAGAAGCGCTCCAGCATCATCAACATCAGCGAAGCCGGCGCGCAAACGCTTGGCAAGATCGCCGCTGAACTGGCCTATGGCGAGGGTTTGCAGGCGCATGCGCGTTCTGCAGAATATCGTTTGAAAGATGCGCCGTGA
- the hisB gene encoding imidazoleglycerol-phosphate dehydratase HisB has protein sequence MSTPRTAAITRNTNETQIRVAINLDGTGQQKLNTGVPFLDHMLDQIARHGLIDLDIEANGDLHIDAHHTVEDVGITLGQAFAQAIGDKKGIRRYGHAYVPLDEALSRVVIDFSGRPGLEFHVPFKRAMIGGFDVDLTHEFFQGFVNHALVSLHIDNLRGENAHHQCETVFKAFGRALRMASELDPRSAGTIPSTKGSL, from the coding sequence ATGTCTACGCCTAGAACTGCAGCGATTACCCGCAATACCAACGAGACGCAAATTCGCGTCGCGATCAATCTGGACGGCACCGGCCAGCAAAAACTGAACACCGGCGTGCCGTTCCTGGATCATATGCTGGATCAAATCGCGCGACATGGCCTGATCGACCTGGATATTGAAGCCAACGGCGACCTGCATATCGACGCCCACCACACGGTGGAAGATGTCGGCATTACCCTTGGGCAAGCATTTGCCCAAGCCATCGGCGACAAGAAAGGCATTCGCCGCTACGGCCATGCCTACGTGCCGCTGGACGAAGCGTTGTCGCGCGTCGTCATCGACTTCTCCGGCCGTCCCGGACTCGAATTCCACGTACCGTTCAAGCGCGCCATGATCGGCGGCTTTGACGTCGACCTCACCCACGAATTTTTCCAGGGCTTCGTCAATCACGCACTGGTGTCATTGCACATCGATAATCTGCGTGGCGAAAACGCCCACCATCAATGCGAAACCGTATTCAAGGCCTTCGGCCGGGCGTTGCGGATGGCTTCCGAGCTCGATCCGCGTTCCGCCGGCACGATTCCTTCGACCAAAGGCAGTTTGTAA
- the hisH gene encoding imidazole glycerol phosphate synthase subunit HisH, translated as MNKIVVVDYGMGNLRSVAQALRQVAPEADVRISGTIADIQAADRLVLPGQGAMPDCMRSLRESGLQDELLAAARNKPLLGVCVGEQMLFDMSEEGDTAGLGLLPGKVVRFRLDGKLQEDGSRFKVPQMGWNRVHQAQSHPLWNGVADDAYFYFVHSYYAVPADVAHTFGETDYGAAFSCAVGRDNIFATQFHPEKSAAAGLQLYKNFVQWQP; from the coding sequence ATGAACAAAATTGTAGTGGTTGACTATGGCATGGGTAACTTGCGCTCGGTGGCGCAAGCCCTGCGTCAGGTAGCGCCGGAAGCCGATGTTCGCATTTCCGGTACGATTGCCGATATCCAGGCCGCTGATCGTCTGGTCTTGCCGGGCCAGGGGGCGATGCCGGATTGCATGCGTTCCTTGCGCGAGTCCGGACTGCAGGACGAACTGCTGGCGGCGGCGCGCAACAAGCCGCTGCTGGGCGTGTGCGTGGGCGAGCAGATGCTGTTCGACATGAGCGAGGAGGGCGATACCGCCGGCCTTGGCCTGTTGCCAGGCAAAGTCGTGCGTTTCCGCCTGGATGGCAAGCTGCAGGAAGACGGTTCGCGTTTCAAGGTGCCGCAGATGGGCTGGAACCGCGTGCATCAGGCGCAGTCTCACCCGCTCTGGAATGGCGTGGCCGACGATGCTTATTTTTATTTCGTCCACAGTTATTACGCCGTGCCGGCCGATGTGGCGCATACCTTCGGTGAGACTGATTACGGCGCGGCGTTTAGCTGCGCGGTCGGCCGTGATAATATTTTTGCGACACAGTTCCACCCGGAGAAGAGCGCTGCCGCCGGTTTGCAGTTGTACAAGAATTTTGTGCAATGGCAACCCTGA
- the hisA gene encoding 1-(5-phosphoribosyl)-5-[(5-phosphoribosylamino)methylideneamino]imidazole-4-carboxamide isomerase has translation MLLIPAIDLKDGHCVRLKQGDMDQATVFSDDPGEMARHWLAQGARRLHLVDLNGAFAGKPKNEPAVKSIIKAVREFALANGVDEIPVQLGGGIRDLDTIERYLDDGLSYIIIGTAAVKNPGFLQDACSAFPGQIIVGLDAKDGKVATDGWSKLSGHEVIDLAKKFEDYGCASIVYTDIGRDGMMGGVNIEATVKLAQSMTIPVIASGGVHNVKDVEDLCAVQDEGIEAVICGRSIYEGTLDLRSAQDRADELSDQLGNLAGNEDLSEQPDADKP, from the coding sequence ATGCTGCTGATACCTGCCATCGACCTCAAAGACGGTCACTGCGTACGCCTGAAACAAGGCGATATGGACCAAGCCACTGTGTTTTCCGACGATCCGGGTGAAATGGCCCGCCATTGGCTGGCCCAGGGCGCACGACGCCTGCATCTGGTCGACCTGAATGGGGCATTTGCCGGCAAGCCGAAGAACGAACCGGCGGTCAAATCGATCATCAAGGCGGTGCGCGAATTCGCGCTGGCCAACGGCGTCGACGAAATCCCGGTACAACTCGGTGGCGGTATCCGCGACCTCGACACCATCGAACGCTATCTCGACGATGGCCTCAGCTACATCATCATCGGCACCGCAGCGGTCAAGAACCCCGGCTTCCTGCAGGATGCCTGCAGCGCGTTCCCGGGACAGATCATCGTCGGTTTGGATGCCAAGGACGGCAAGGTGGCGACTGACGGCTGGAGCAAATTGTCCGGCCACGAAGTGATTGACCTGGCCAAGAAATTCGAAGACTACGGCTGCGCCTCGATCGTGTATACCGACATCGGCCGCGACGGCATGATGGGCGGCGTCAACATCGAAGCCACCGTCAAGCTCGCGCAAAGCATGACGATTCCGGTGATCGCGTCCGGCGGCGTGCATAACGTCAAGGATGTCGAGGATCTGTGCGCGGTACAGGATGAAGGCATCGAGGCAGTGATTTGCGGGCGCTCGATTTATGAAGGTACGCTCGATTTGCGTTCGGCGCAGGACCGCGCCGATGAATTGAGCGATCAACTCGGTAACCTCGCCGGCAACGAAGATTTATCGGAGCAGCCCGACGCTGACAAGCCATGA